TTCATTTATATTTGATATTTTTTTAAAAAAAACCGACACTTTCTTATTTTTCTAACTTACCGACAGTCAACATAACGATAATTTTAAATGTTTAACCTGCGATATTTAATGGGTAAAAAAAACAGGGAAGACAAATTAATTCCCTTAGGTATTTTTACTTATGATACTTTCAAAGCTATTTCTGATCCTTTCACTCCTCACTCTAGTGTGTAGCTATGCGTTAGCTGCCGATGACATCCTCAAAACCAGTTGGGAACATTATAAAAGTTACAAGATTGAACCTGATGGAAGGCCATTAGCAGACCTCGACAGGGAAGATATCGCTAATGGAAGCAAAGATTCCTATTTAACTTTTTCAGAAACTGTCTCATACGTACTATTCCGCTCAGTTTGGGTCAATGACAAAGAAACTTTCGATAAAACCTGGAAATGGGCGTATCATAACCTCATGAGAAAAAACATTAAGACATTCAATTGGCAAACAAAACAGTGGACAGAACTTCCAATAGAAAAGCAAGATAATCTCTTTGCCTGGAGATGGACAAAAAACGTAAATCAATCAGGACGAGACGGAGTCATTTACTATACCTGGCAAAAAAACAATCTTGAAAAGCAATGGAGGTCCGGGTATGACGTTGCTCCTGATGGCGATGAATTAATAGCAGGGTCCCTCATTTTTGCTCATAATCGATGGGGTTCAGAAAAAGGCGAACTCAACTACCTTTCCAATGCAAAAAATATTTTACATGATCTCTGGAACAAATGCGTTCTAAAAATCACGCCAGGCGAAATTGATGGATTTGACAATCCTCTTACCGTAGGCGCTTGGTTCTCATATTCATCGGATGGGTTATCAGTAAAAAAGAAACTCGTTAACGGAATAAGCACCGGACATGGTCTCTATGCGGGATCTTTCGGCGCAACCTATATGGGGATAGGAAAAGTCCTGGGCAATTCAAACTTATCGGAAACAGAAGGCCTGTCTTTTTATGCAAAGGGCACTGACGCAGTTAGAATTATTATTGAAGATACTAACGGATTAAAAGCAAGTATAGTAAAAAATCTATGGGAAGAGGATTGGGAAAATATTGTTTTTTCATTCAGCGAGATGGATTCCCCTCGCGAATTTAATTGGGAAGGCGTTAAAAACATAATGTTTCAACCAGAAGGAGACGAATTTTATATCGACAATATAATTCTTTATGGCGGAAAAATTATTGGAAAGCCAAGGATACACCTTGTTTCAAACGATCATGGACAGCCATGGATCAATATATCCTATTATATGCCCTTTCTCTATGAGATATTTGCAGGCGTCGACACTGCAAGACCATGGAAAGAACTTATAGAATCAACGTATTATGATATTAATCGAGGTTCGACTGCTAAATTAAAAAATCAAAAAGGTGAATTGGTTATTGGAAATAACACCCTTGTTCCTGACTGGTTCATGTACTCGCTCACTGGAGAAGTTATTGACCTCCCCTGGGCACAAGATAATAAGATTGATGATTACCTTTGCAGCTGGGACGCTTTTAGAATCTGGTTTTTTATTTCGCTTCATAGTTCCTGGTACGAAACCTCACTACCGGAAAATATCTTAAAGAATAAAACCTATGAATTCTTTAAGACTGAACTTAATAAAAATGGGTTTATTCGAGGCGGCTACTATTTATCTGGGAAATCAGGAGATATAAGAGGACTTAACTACGAATACCCCGGAATAAATGGGGCCTATCTGGCTTTCTTTCATGCAGCAGGAGATACTGTAAATGCAAAAAAAATATTTAATAGAATGCAAAACCGATATAATGCTGCTGGATATTGGGATAAAGACCCTTATGATTATTACAGTCAAAACTGGGCATGGTTAGGGTTAGCTTTTTATAAAGACAGAGGGAAAGAATTATTTAATTTTTTACCGCTAAGAAGATAATGCGATATTAATAACTATCCGGCCAACTTTCGTATCAATAGGAATATGCAATATCTTTGTAATTTTTTCTGGTGCTGAAAAGGAGGAGGCAGTAATTATTTCGGGCGTAGAAATATCAAAACAGATTCCGCTTTCTCGCAGGTATGAAATTGCCTTTCCGGCAATCATATTGGCCATTTCTTTGATTGTAGCCGTCACCATTCCATTATATAAATTCAATACCGTACTATTCATTATTTCGGAAACCTTTATCGAAGTTTCTTCTTTCATATCAAAAATAAACAATCCTTCCAAATCACCAAAAAAGTTTATTATTATAAGCTGCTCACCGAGAAAACTGTATTCTTTTTTTATTGAAAGTTCACCTTGTTTAATTTCGGATGATGGAAGTAACTGCCGCAGGACTGATAATGCCCCGGTAACAAAAGGATTGATTATGTCGGCTTTCATATTGTTTACAATATCCCTTCTAACGAATTTAATTACACCCAATTAATATCTTTTGTTGAGTACATACTTAATTACGTCCTTAACGATAGAGGGCGTGAACGGTTTAACAATAAAATGCTTTGCACCCAAAAGGATTGCTTTTTTTACCTCATCTTTATTTCCTAAAGCACTAATCATAATAACTTTTGCTTTCGGATTTATCTTCAAAAGTTCTTGCAAAGTGACTATTCCATCTTGTTTCGGCATCGAAATATCAAGAGTCACAAGATCAACATTATCAGCTATATTTTTATATTTCTCAATAGCATCCATTCCATCAGTTGCCTTATCTATAACTTCGCAACCAATTGTCTCCAGATTCTTTATCAACAAATTAATCATAAATTCCGAATCATCAACAATAAACACCTTTGCAAGGACCATATTAAATTCTCCTACTCAGTTTTTTTACGTTCGCTCAATATCTTACGTTTTTATTATAATTACTCATATTAATAATGTTGTTGATTTCAGCTGTTCTTCTAATAATTGTTGCTACATCGATGATAAGTGCGATGGTGCCATCGCCTAATATTGCAGCACCTGAAATACCGGCACTCTCGGTGAGTTCACTGGTCAATGATTTAATGACGATTTCCTGTTCCCCCATGCAAGCGTCAACAACAAGCCCAACATGCTGTTCAGCGATGTTGATTATCGCGACATCGGCAAGCTCTATTTCTTTATAAGGCAAATCCGGATTAAAGTAATTATTTAATCGAATAAGAGGAATTACTAGATCACGCAAAGCAATCATCTCATTTCCATTGACCATTTTAATACTATTTGTAGAAATTTCAATTATCTCTGTAACCGAAGATAAAGGGACGGCAAAAACCCCGTTATTGATCTTTACAAGTAATGTCGGAATAATAGCTAAAGTTAAGGGAAGTTTAATCAGAAATGTGGTGCCTTTATTAATTTCTGAAATAATTTTGATTGTTCCATTGAGTTTTTCGATATTCCTCTTAACAATATCCATTCCAACCCCACGGCCGGACAAATCATTAACCTGCGTCGAAGTAGAAAATCCCGGCTGAAGAATTAAATACAAGATCTCTTGCTCAAGCATTTTCTGGGCTTCTGCCTTATTAATCATACCTAGTTCAATGGCTTTTTGTTTAACTAAATCCAGATCAATCCCGCGGCCATCATCAGAAATCTTTATGACAATTTGATTTCCTTCGTGGCAAGCATCTAACCGAAGCGTCCCGTTTTCCGGCTTCCCAAGTGCACTTCGTTCACTATATGTCTCGATACCATGATCGACACAATTCCTCACGATATGCATGATCGGGTCCCGGATTTCTTCTATAACCCGTTTATCCAGCTCGGTTTCCTGTCCGGTTATTTCCAGATTGATCTTTTTATCCAATTTCCTGGAAATGTCACGGACTAATCTAGGAAATTTGTTGAATATCTGGTTTATTTTTATCATCCGAAGCTGCATTATTCCTTCTTGCAGATCGTTGGTTATTTTCTTTAACTGCGTTACTGTTTCATTGAGGTGAGAGACAAAACTCAAATTGCTATGTGTTTTTTTTATTCCGGTAACTACCTGTGAGAATCGAGATCGATTAATAAGCAGCTCTCCAACTAAATTTAATAAGTTATCAACCCGTTGAGAATCTACTTTTAAGGTAGAAGTAACACTCCCTAAAATTGCCGGATCCAGTTCATTTATATTCGGTTTTTCTTGAGGAGGCATAAGCACAGGGCTAACCTGGGGAAGATTGTTCTTTGTTTTTTCAGTTTTAAAAACATTTTTTAAAGCGTCCAGATTTATCGCCAAAATGTTTAATGACTTACATTCCGGTATTTTCAAGGATTTCAAAAGCTCGTTTTTCTTTGCATCAGAGGCAAGGACAAAGGTGATCCTGGTGCCGTCATAATCCTCTGAAAGCTCCACCGGCGGGTCGGACCAGATAATAGTTCCAAAGCCACCTAACTTTGTAAACAGCATAAAAACAATAAGTGAATTCATTGGAATATCTTCTTTTAGTTGAATACATCCGCCAAAAACATCAATGTTCTCATTTAATTTTCGTTGTATTTTCTTAAGAATATTTTCAGGCAAGTTAGAAATCAGGGTATCTATAGTAAGAGAATTAATAGCCGTGGCAGCAGTTTTCTCCTTTACATTTTTTTGATTAGAATTTTCGATCTTTTTAACCGGAGTAACAGAAATAATGTTCTCAAGCTTTTCTAGAATGTCATCAATCTTAATTGCATTAAAATCATTTGAATTAATCTTTGCCAGATAACTTTTTAAAAAATCCGAGGTTGTAAAAAAAACATCGATAATGTTTGGGGTGACCTGCAGTTTATCATTTCTAATATAATGAAAAATATCTTCCATGGCGTGCGTTAATTGAGTAAAGTTCTCAAACCCCATGGCTGCTGAACCACCCTTCAGTGTATGGGTAGCCCTGAAAATGTTATTAATACACTCTTTATTGCCTGGGTCTTTTTCAAGCTCAAGCAACGAGTTATTAAGTATTTCTATTTTTTCTTCAGCTTCATTGATAAACTCATCTAACAAAGCCTTTCTATAGTCTTCCAAAGATAACCTCCGATAATAAAACTTAAAGTATTATTTTGATCTTTTATGTTAATTTTAACTGATTTACATTTCATTTTCAATTATTTGGGTAAAGAGATTATTCCTGACGACAAAAAAACAGCCGATAAATTGCAAAAAAAACTGGCAGAATTAGTGGCTACAATCAAATAAGTTACTTGACATGCCTATTCGAGAATGGTATTCTTTACCATTGATTAGCACTCGCATGCGTCGAGTGCCAGCTCAATAAGATTGTAAACTAGAAATATACGATAGCATATGGATAAAAGAAAAAATTCTATTTTGCAAGCTGTTATAAATAGCTACATTGATTCTGGCAACGCCATAAGCTCGAGTAAACTGGCGCAAGATTATGGCTTTCATGTAAGCCCGGCCACTATTCGCAGTGAACTTGCCCTATTGGAAACAGAGGGTTATCTAACTCATCCCCATACCTCTTCAGGCAGAGTCCCAACGGATAAAGGATACAGATTTTACGTTGATAATTATGTCAAAAGTCACTTAACACCAAATGACACCAGAACAGAAGTCATTAAAACTTATAAGGACCTGTTTAATGATATAAGCTTGATCCTTGAGCAGACAGCATATATTCTCGCTGAGCTCACCAACTGTTTCTGCTTTATTTCTATGCCTGATATGAGGCATAGTATAATAAAAATGATCAAAGTAATACTCCTTAATGTTCATCAGATACTTGTTGTCATATTAATGGACACCGGCATAAGCAAAGATTTTCTCATCAACGGCTCCGAGAAAATTGATGATGCCGATTTAGACCAGATATCGAACTTACTTCACAAAACATTCCTGGATAAAAGTTTTGCCGAGCTAGAAAATCTTGAACTTAAAAAAATGCTCGGAGAACTTCCTGGACATAAGAAATTACTGGAAAAAACATTCCAGGTCATTAAAAATGCAGGTGCATATCTTAAGGAAAGACCCACGATTTTCAAAAAAGGCGCATCAAATCTCATGATCTACAATCATGACTTCTCCTGCATTGAAGATCTAAGGGGGATTGTTGAGGTTATCGAACAGGAAAAAACTCTTGCCAATCTAATTTTCGAAAAAAATACCACAGCT
The sequence above is drawn from the Candidatus Margulisiibacteriota bacterium genome and encodes:
- the hrcA gene encoding heat-inducible transcription repressor HrcA translates to MDKRKNSILQAVINSYIDSGNAISSSKLAQDYGFHVSPATIRSELALLETEGYLTHPHTSSGRVPTDKGYRFYVDNYVKSHLTPNDTRTEVIKTYKDLFNDISLILEQTAYILAELTNCFCFISMPDMRHSIIKMIKVILLNVHQILVVILMDTGISKDFLINGSEKIDDADLDQISNLLHKTFLDKSFAELENLELKKMLGELPGHKKLLEKTFQVIKNAGAYLKERPTIFKKGASNLMIYNHDFSCIEDLRGIVEVIEQEKTLANLIFEKNTTADEVNFTIGSENNENRLRSCTMAQVSYTVNDNEGDVVVIGPRRLKYMNISTVLHAVSKNLDTIINEQITN
- a CDS encoding two-component system response regulator; translation: MVLAKVFIVDDSEFMINLLIKNLETIGCEVIDKATDGMDAIEKYKNIADNVDLVTLDISMPKQDGIVTLQELLKINPKAKVIMISALGNKDEVKKAILLGAKHFIVKPFTPSIVKDVIKYVLNKRY